The region GAGAACTCCGAGTATGCTCTTCTCATTGTTGAAAGACGGTATGCCGACAAGTATGTCGACATGCTTCATCGCCCGGAGCTGTTGATGTATATTCGATCCTAAGCTGGACTTCATTTAAGGCCCCTCAGAAGAAAATGCAGTATAGCCTTCTGTAGATGCATCCTGTTGTGCGCCTGCGCGAACACTATAGAGTTGGAGGAGTCCATCACCTCGTCGGTGAGTTCCTGTCCCCTGCGCGCCGGAAGGCAATGCATGACGGAAACATTTGCCGAAGCCTTGTCCAGCAGTTCCCTGTTAACCTGATACCTGCCGAAAAGTTTTTTTCTCTCCGCCTCTTCGCCCTCGTCGCCCATACTGGCCCACACATCGGTGTAAATAAATTCGGCGTCTTTCATGTATCCGGGGTCTATCTCACTGGACGAATAAATACCCGGATTCACTTTTTTGACAGCTTCAAATTCAGACTCGTCAAACATGAATTTCTCAGGACAGATAATTCCGAATCTGTATTTGATTATTCCCGAAAGGTTGAGAAGTGACCGGCTCACATTGTTGGAATCCCCCACGAATACCAGTTTGACTTTGCTGAAGTCAAAATCAATAACGCTTTTTTCATCCAGCCCCTTTTTCTCACAGACCGTGAAAATATCGGCCAGCGCCTGACAGGGATGGAAGGATTTTGAAAGGCCGTTTATGGCAGGAACAGAGCCGTGTTCCGCGAGGCCCTGCACATCCGAATCGCTCGTCGAGCGTATCATTATCGCGTCCACATAGCCGGAAAGGGTTTTGGCCGTGTCGCCTATCGTCTCGCCCCGCGAGAGCTGAAGCTCTGCGCCCGAAA is a window of Candidatus Omnitrophota bacterium DNA encoding:
- the argF gene encoding ornithine carbamoyltransferase → MKKRDIIEVTDLSETEVRELFALAFRIKKNQSAYAGALKGKILAMIFQKPSTRTRVSFEAGMYQLGGEAINLSGAELQLSRGETIGDTAKTLSGYVDAIMIRSTSDSDVQGLAEHGSVPAINGLSKSFHPCQALADIFTVCEKKGLDEKSVIDFDFSKVKLVFVGDSNNVSRSLLNLSGIIKYRFGIICPEKFMFDESEFEAVKKVNPGIYSSSEIDPGYMKDAEFIYTDVWASMGDEGEEAERKKLFGRYQVNRELLDKASANVSVMHCLPARRGQELTDEVMDSSNSIVFAQAHNRMHLQKAILHFLLRGLK